A stretch of Caenibius tardaugens NBRC 16725 DNA encodes these proteins:
- a CDS encoding prephenate dehydratase, producing the protein MHSFPEPALALVEKMTAAAAADPARAIAFQGAPGANSHRAALDFAPDCLPLPCFAFEDALDAVKSGQVGSAIIPIENSQHGRVADIHFLLPESGLSIVGEYFLPISYAVMGLGTGPFTAAYSHPQALGQTRRYLREHNIVPMSYADTAGAAAYIKEMGDPHACAIAPRIAAELYDLTIVDEQVADAADNTTRFVVLAREPLDPASLAGIPAMTTFVFEVKNTPAALYKALGGFATNGVNMTKLESYQKGASFAATMFYVDIIGAPGDPALDRALEELAFHCKELRILGSYPQARQRG; encoded by the coding sequence ATGCACAGCTTCCCCGAACCCGCCCTTGCCCTCGTTGAAAAAATGACCGCCGCGGCGGCTGCCGATCCGGCGCGCGCCATCGCTTTTCAGGGTGCGCCGGGCGCCAATTCGCACCGGGCAGCACTGGATTTTGCACCCGATTGCCTGCCTTTGCCGTGCTTTGCATTCGAAGATGCACTCGATGCCGTGAAATCCGGGCAAGTGGGCTCCGCGATCATTCCGATCGAAAATTCGCAACATGGCCGGGTCGCGGATATCCACTTTCTTCTTCCGGAAAGCGGGCTGTCGATCGTGGGCGAGTATTTTTTGCCGATATCCTATGCGGTCATGGGATTGGGCACGGGGCCTTTCACCGCCGCGTACAGCCATCCGCAAGCGCTGGGCCAGACGCGCAGATATTTGCGCGAACATAACATCGTGCCGATGTCCTATGCCGACACGGCCGGTGCCGCCGCCTACATCAAGGAAATGGGCGATCCCCATGCCTGCGCGATTGCCCCCCGCATCGCGGCGGAACTCTATGACCTGACGATCGTGGACGAACAGGTTGCCGATGCAGCGGACAACACCACGCGATTCGTCGTGCTTGCCCGCGAACCGCTCGATCCGGCCAGCCTTGCCGGGATACCGGCGATGACAACCTTTGTCTTTGAAGTGAAAAATACCCCTGCGGCCCTGTACAAGGCACTGGGCGGCTTTGCGACCAATGGGGTCAACATGACCAAGCTGGAGAGCTACCAGAAGGGTGCCAGCTTTGCCGCCACGATGTTCTATGTCGACATTATCGGTGCACCGGGTGATCCCGCACTGGATCGGGCGCTGGAAGAACTTGCATTTCATTGCAAGGAGTTGCGCATACTCGGGTCTTACCCACAGGCACGCCAGCGCGGGTAA
- a CDS encoding Ppx/GppA phosphatase family protein, with protein sequence MADYSPPEQHREVTAKKGSGGARGKKRPPKSAKARSESRPPGKAPAPQRHPPTGWETATVASSPQRQAYAALDLGTNNCRLLIARAAGQNFTVIDAFSRVVRLGEGLAQTGRLSDAAMDRTLNALRICAEKLKRRNVRLAWSVATEACRRAENGVDFIERVRQETGIALDIISAQDEARLAVLGCHILLEEGTGPAMIFDIGGGSTELVMIEPGEGIPRILDWQSVPWGVVSLTETCSVEGETAEARIARYAEMRRLVSESFTEFAQRVRGAHAPDLRLLGTSGTVTTLASLHLDLPQYDRRAVDGLIVPADSMRAISQRLALMSQGERRELPCIGRERSDLVIAGCAILESILDIWPASRLGVADRGIREGILRSLIASDRRMERSRTTARKSRQGNRK encoded by the coding sequence ATGGCGGATTATTCTCCGCCGGAGCAGCACCGGGAGGTGACGGCAAAAAAGGGCAGCGGCGGCGCGCGAGGCAAAAAGCGACCGCCAAAATCTGCCAAAGCCCGTTCGGAATCCCGGCCGCCCGGCAAAGCCCCGGCGCCGCAACGGCATCCACCGACAGGGTGGGAAACAGCCACAGTAGCCAGCTCACCACAACGTCAGGCCTATGCCGCCCTCGACCTCGGAACCAACAACTGCCGCCTGCTGATCGCCCGGGCCGCAGGTCAGAACTTCACTGTCATCGATGCATTTAGCCGGGTCGTCAGGCTGGGCGAAGGTCTGGCCCAGACTGGCCGCCTCAGCGATGCGGCCATGGATCGTACGCTAAATGCCCTGCGCATCTGCGCGGAAAAGCTCAAACGCCGCAACGTGCGCCTGGCCTGGTCTGTCGCCACGGAAGCATGCCGTCGGGCGGAAAACGGCGTGGATTTCATCGAACGCGTCCGCCAGGAAACCGGCATCGCGCTCGATATCATTTCCGCGCAGGATGAAGCCCGACTGGCGGTTCTGGGATGCCATATCCTGCTGGAGGAAGGCACCGGCCCCGCCATGATCTTTGACATCGGCGGCGGATCGACCGAGTTGGTCATGATTGAGCCGGGCGAAGGTATTCCGCGTATCCTCGATTGGCAAAGCGTGCCCTGGGGGGTCGTGTCGCTTACCGAAACCTGCAGCGTCGAAGGGGAGACCGCCGAAGCCCGGATCGCCCGCTATGCGGAAATGCGGCGGCTTGTTTCGGAAAGCTTCACGGAATTCGCGCAGCGCGTTCGCGGCGCACATGCGCCCGACCTGCGCCTGCTCGGCACCAGCGGCACGGTGACGACGCTCGCCAGCCTGCACCTCGACCTGCCCCAGTATGATCGCCGGGCGGTGGACGGGCTCATTGTCCCTGCCGATTCCATGCGCGCTATCAGCCAGCGTCTGGCACTTATGTCGCAGGGCGAACGACGCGAACTGCCGTGCATCGGCAGGGAGAGATCCGATCTCGTCATTGCCGGTTGCGCTATTCTCGAATCAATTCTGGACATCTGGCCTGCATCACGCTTGGGCGTTGCGGACCGGGGCATTCGGGAAGGCATTCTGCGCAGCCTGATCGCATCCGATCGAAGAATGGAACGCAGCCGGACGACCGCGCGCAAATCACGTCAAGGGAATCGCAAATGA
- a CDS encoding DUF2147 domain-containing protein, whose protein sequence is MTLARITIALTLLFTASTSTATAAGNKSQGVWKNPSGSVHVRAEPCGKFMCGVVVWANDKAIADAKKGSNKPLVGSSLFRDFKVVKDGVWRGRVFVPDIGKTFSGTITVLDENRLEGKGCLLGGIGCRSQIWTRISA, encoded by the coding sequence ATGACACTTGCCCGGATAACGATCGCGCTGACCCTGCTGTTCACAGCATCCACATCCACAGCCACCGCAGCCGGAAACAAATCCCAGGGTGTATGGAAAAATCCGAGCGGCAGCGTTCACGTGCGGGCTGAGCCATGCGGCAAATTCATGTGCGGCGTGGTCGTTTGGGCCAATGACAAGGCCATAGCCGACGCAAAAAAAGGCAGTAACAAGCCGCTTGTCGGGTCATCGCTATTCCGCGATTTCAAAGTCGTGAAAGACGGGGTCTGGCGCGGGCGGGTTTTCGTCCCCGACATCGGCAAGACCTTTTCAGGAACGATCACCGTTCTCGATGAAAACCGCCTCGAAGGGAAAGGGTGCCTGCTCGGCGGGATCGGATGCCGATCCCAGATCTGGACCCGCATCAGCGCCTGA
- a CDS encoding c-type cytochrome — MDDRFNTIAGWTLFAGVVALGFSSVSAKYFEADKVHRPHEMGYAIEGVEAEGEGEAGPSLNTLLASADPAKGEKLFGKCVSCHTIAPGGPNGIGPNLQGMVGAPIGHGAGGFAFSSALSGHGGTWTFENMDAWLKSPKAFAPGTKMSFAGLGKAEDRANLIAYLNTQGSNLPLPAADAAPAAGAAPAAGAAPAAGAAPAEGAAAPAEGAPAAAPAPAAAPAAH, encoded by the coding sequence ATGGACGACCGTTTCAATACCATTGCAGGCTGGACGCTTTTCGCTGGCGTCGTCGCACTTGGTTTCTCCAGTGTCAGTGCGAAATACTTTGAAGCTGACAAGGTGCATCGCCCCCACGAAATGGGTTATGCAATCGAAGGTGTCGAAGCGGAAGGTGAAGGCGAAGCCGGACCTTCGCTCAACACGCTTCTCGCATCGGCTGATCCCGCGAAGGGTGAAAAGCTGTTCGGCAAGTGCGTATCGTGCCACACGATCGCGCCGGGTGGGCCGAACGGTATCGGGCCGAATCTTCAGGGTATGGTGGGTGCTCCGATCGGCCATGGGGCTGGCGGGTTCGCTTTCTCCAGCGCGCTTTCGGGCCACGGTGGTACCTGGACGTTTGAAAACATGGACGCCTGGCTGAAGAGCCCGAAGGCCTTCGCACCGGGCACCAAGATGAGCTTCGCCGGTCTGGGCAAGGCTGAAGATCGTGCCAATCTGATCGCCTATCTGAACACGCAGGGTTCCAACCTGCCGCTGCCCGCTGCTGATGCCGCGCCGGCCGCTGGCGCTGCTCCGGCAGCAGGCGCCGCACCCGCCGCGGGCGCTGCCCCGGCGGAAGGCGCTGCCGCCCCGGCAGAGGGCGCACCGGCTGCGGCCCCGGCCCCTGCAGCAGCACCGGCTGCACACTGA
- a CDS encoding RlmE family RNA methyltransferase codes for MSRAGKDPDKKLKTAKKRTQSSARWLTRQLNDPYVRQAKADGYRSRAAYKLLELDDRFALLKSAKRVVDLGIAPGGWSQVVRKRAPRAGVVGIDLLPTEPIEGVTIFEMDFMADEAPAALESALDGPPDLVMSDMAANTVGHKQTDHLRTMGLVETAADFAIQTLAPGGAFLAKVLAGGTDTDLLALLKRHFTTVKHAKPPASRKDSSEWYVIAQGFKGRP; via the coding sequence ATGAGCCGCGCCGGAAAAGACCCGGACAAGAAACTGAAAACAGCCAAGAAGCGGACCCAGTCTTCCGCACGCTGGCTGACGCGGCAACTCAACGACCCCTATGTACGGCAAGCCAAGGCGGACGGGTATCGCAGCCGCGCGGCCTATAAGCTGCTGGAACTGGATGATCGCTTCGCCCTGTTGAAATCCGCGAAACGCGTGGTCGACCTGGGGATTGCCCCCGGGGGCTGGAGCCAGGTGGTGCGCAAACGCGCCCCGCGGGCGGGAGTGGTCGGGATCGACCTGCTCCCCACCGAACCGATCGAAGGTGTCACCATCTTCGAGATGGACTTTATGGCGGATGAAGCGCCCGCGGCGCTGGAATCCGCGCTGGATGGTCCGCCGGATCTGGTCATGTCGGACATGGCCGCGAACACCGTCGGGCACAAACAGACCGATCACTTGCGCACGATGGGCCTGGTCGAAACCGCTGCGGATTTTGCGATTCAAACGCTCGCCCCCGGCGGCGCATTTCTGGCCAAAGTTCTGGCAGGCGGAACGGATACCGATCTGCTGGCCCTGCTCAAACGCCATTTCACTACAGTCAAGCATGCCAAACCCCCGGCAAGCCGCAAGGATTCGTCAGAATGGTATGTGATTGCCCAGGGGTTCAAGGGCCGCCCCTGA